One region of Microcoleus sp. FACHB-68 genomic DNA includes:
- a CDS encoding DUF5357 family protein — MKETFDLFKRLLDFLEPNSPFSWRTLLLLSGFSWSMAFLSRSLADALNTETTVTSDIISFFGWIFLIVGLDWWTMDHPYRFAGFSLGSWVTGALVCLFLYVFLFDEVANEVPSIPFVSWPIISALITVTHIFYPARASYRASLTTQRLIIIVLCHFLISCWIQFNFLIRDWLEDYPSLLIEDFARSGFVVELDSSAQALTRGEEMLNSIEQLVKTKVEGQPWGEAEQWLVEIQQQLQKKKPWREVKEWLLTLERPSNNIQNELQVGLSEAEEDVWWSIQGDVNESNLEYTLKLQAIWQGPRAKEEEYSFIKTCRVWPIKQSPNRATNLLPALPQIVGSSLECEEVETPFVEDSNELEN; from the coding sequence GTGAAAGAAACCTTCGATCTTTTTAAGCGTTTGCTGGATTTTCTCGAACCGAATAGCCCTTTTTCTTGGCGAACCTTACTTTTACTGAGTGGGTTTTCTTGGTCAATGGCATTTTTGTCAAGATCCCTAGCCGATGCCTTGAATACTGAAACAACTGTAACGTCGGACATTATATCATTTTTTGGTTGGATATTTTTAATTGTAGGGCTTGATTGGTGGACGATGGATCACCCCTACAGGTTTGCCGGCTTTTCTTTAGGATCGTGGGTGACGGGAGCCTTAGTTTGTTTGTTTTTATATGTGTTTTTGTTTGACGAAGTTGCTAATGAGGTTCCGTCTATTCCCTTTGTGAGCTGGCCCATCATTTCTGCCCTAATTACAGTCACCCACATATTTTATCCGGCTCGCGCTAGCTATAGGGCAAGTCTAACCACGCAAAGATTGATTATTATAGTTTTATGCCACTTTCTAATTAGTTGTTGGATTCAATTTAATTTCTTAATTCGAGATTGGTTAGAAGACTATCCAAGTTTATTAATCGAAGATTTCGCAAGAAGTGGATTTGTCGTAGAGCTAGATTCTTCAGCACAGGCGTTAACAAGAGGCGAAGAAATGCTAAATTCTATTGAGCAACTTGTAAAAACTAAAGTAGAAGGCCAGCCTTGGGGAGAAGCGGAACAATGGTTGGTAGAGATTCAACAGCAGCTACAGAAGAAAAAACCTTGGCGAGAGGTTAAGGAATGGTTACTGACTCTTGAGAGACCCTCAAATAATATTCAAAATGAACTTCAAGTTGGGCTTTCTGAAGCTGAAGAAGATGTGTGGTGGTCTATTCAAGGTGATGTCAACGAATCTAATTTAGAATATACCTTAAAGTTGCAAGCGATTTGGCAAGGGCCAAGGGCGAAAGAAGAAGAGTATTCCTTCATAAAAACTTGTCGAGTTTGGCCGATTAAGCAATCTCCAAATCGCGCGACAAACCTGCTTCCCGCTTTGCCTCAAATCGTAGGCAGTTCGCTGGAATGCGAAGAGGTGGAAACTCCTTTTGTAGAAGACTCTAATGAATTAGAGAATTAA
- a CDS encoding cob(I)yrinic acid a,c-diamide adenosyltransferase — MTRIGIGIRTAQARQERIVGQIHVYDGAGKGKSQAALGVVLRSIGLGINTSQTTRVLLLRFLKGPERDYDEDGAIEALQRGFPHLIDQVRTGRAEFFGPDEITRFDRLEAQRGWDVAKGAIASGLYSVVVLDELNPVLDLGLLPVDEVIHTLKHKPEHLEIIATGRSAPAALLEIADLHSEMKPHYHKSAEEHGIEGIEIYTGAGKGKSTSALGKALQAIGKGISQDKSHRVLIMQWLKGGSGYTEDAAIAALQQSYPNLVDHQRCGRDAIVWRGQQQELDYVEAERGWEIARAAMASGLYKTIILDELNPTVDLELLPVEPIVEALLRKPRDTEIIITGRCHNIPAYFDLASVHSEVFCHKHYANQGVELKRGVDF, encoded by the coding sequence ATGACTAGGATTGGCATTGGCATTCGCACGGCTCAAGCGCGTCAAGAGCGCATCGTCGGTCAGATTCACGTCTACGACGGAGCCGGCAAAGGAAAATCCCAAGCAGCACTGGGCGTAGTTTTGCGCTCGATTGGCTTAGGTATTAATACGTCCCAGACAACGAGAGTTCTGCTGCTGCGGTTTCTCAAAGGGCCAGAGCGAGACTACGATGAAGACGGAGCAATAGAAGCGCTGCAACGGGGCTTCCCCCATTTAATCGATCAAGTTCGCACCGGCAGAGCAGAATTTTTCGGCCCTGATGAAATTACTCGCTTTGATCGGCTGGAAGCGCAACGGGGTTGGGATGTCGCAAAGGGTGCAATTGCCTCTGGTTTGTATTCAGTTGTGGTGCTAGATGAACTCAATCCCGTCCTCGATTTAGGCTTGCTGCCGGTGGATGAAGTTATTCATACTCTCAAGCATAAACCAGAGCACTTAGAAATTATCGCCACAGGACGCTCGGCACCGGCAGCTTTACTGGAGATTGCCGATCTGCACTCGGAAATGAAACCCCATTACCACAAAAGCGCTGAAGAACACGGCATAGAAGGCATTGAAATCTACACCGGCGCGGGCAAAGGCAAATCCACAAGTGCCCTTGGCAAAGCCTTGCAAGCGATTGGCAAAGGCATCAGTCAAGATAAATCCCACCGTGTCTTAATTATGCAGTGGCTCAAAGGCGGGAGCGGCTACACCGAAGACGCCGCCATTGCCGCCTTACAGCAAAGCTACCCTAACTTAGTCGATCATCAGCGCTGTGGAAGAGATGCCATTGTCTGGCGGGGACAGCAACAGGAACTCGACTATGTAGAAGCAGAAAGAGGCTGGGAAATTGCTAGAGCTGCGATGGCTTCTGGACTCTACAAAACGATTATCCTTGATGAGCTCAACCCCACCGTCGATTTAGAACTGTTGCCGGTGGAACCGATTGTGGAAGCTTTGCTGCGTAAACCGCGAGATACAGAAATCATTATCACAGGCCGGTGTCATAATATCCCGGCCTACTTTGACCTGGCAAGCGTTCACTCCGAGGTATTTTGCCACAAGCATTACGCCAATCAAGGGGTAGAACTGAAGCGAGGTGTAGATTTCTAG
- a CDS encoding 1-acylglycerol-3-phosphate O-acyltransferase: MTKTREPVESLILYHLFKWSVVAPVIHTYLRGRIYGAENVPKEGPLIVVCNHASYFDPPIVSSSLQRPVAFMAKEELFQVPILKQAIELYGAYPVSRGAGDRKAIRAALTSLENGWATGVFLQGTRTTDGRITEPKLGAALIAAKAKVPLLPVSLWGTEAIFQKGSGIPRPVPVTVRIGQLIETPSSSSRQELEEVTRQCTEAINGMLDLGR; encoded by the coding sequence GTGACCAAAACCCGTGAACCTGTTGAGAGTTTAATTCTCTATCACTTATTTAAGTGGTCAGTCGTTGCGCCGGTGATCCACACTTATCTTCGGGGTCGCATTTATGGTGCAGAGAATGTGCCAAAAGAAGGGCCACTGATTGTGGTGTGCAACCATGCCAGTTATTTTGACCCGCCCATTGTATCTTCCTCCCTGCAGCGACCTGTGGCCTTTATGGCGAAAGAAGAGTTATTTCAAGTTCCGATTTTAAAGCAAGCGATTGAGCTTTATGGAGCTTACCCAGTGAGTCGGGGTGCTGGAGATCGCAAGGCAATTCGGGCGGCGCTGACTTCGTTGGAAAATGGGTGGGCAACCGGCGTTTTTTTACAAGGGACGCGCACAACCGATGGGCGAATTACTGAACCCAAACTAGGCGCAGCGCTGATTGCGGCGAAGGCAAAAGTCCCCCTGCTGCCGGTGAGTTTGTGGGGAACTGAGGCAATTTTTCAAAAAGGTTCTGGGATACCGCGTCCAGTGCCGGTGACGGTGCGAATTGGCCAGTTAATTGAGACGCCCAGTTCAAGCAGCCGGCAGGAGTTAGAGGAGGTGACGCGCCAGTGTACAGAGGCGATCAATGGGATGCTCGATTTAGGACGCTGA
- the fraC gene encoding filament integrity protein FraC translates to MFLTVLPLRAIVFQVLFLLIAIAIEALVLHRRLEIARRKCVEYAAFMNLLSSILGWIVFFFMVSRLSGELKAQLLSYIFYDNYVGLYGSSNPMAWLLLMSFAAFAATFVVKNKTLEVFQIFFELHSSQDKTKPANLNEFLRHNALSIGNKIIFGSTPPTKNLLQKTPQRITLFSRRQSLAILWGHLCSNSIISVILFLRSQLPH, encoded by the coding sequence ATGTTTCTTACTGTTTTACCCCTGCGAGCCATTGTATTTCAAGTGTTATTTCTACTGATTGCCATCGCCATAGAAGCTTTGGTTTTGCACCGCCGGCTCGAAATTGCCCGCAGAAAATGTGTTGAATATGCCGCTTTCATGAATTTACTTTCATCGATTTTAGGATGGATCGTTTTTTTCTTCATGGTTTCCCGGTTATCGGGTGAGTTAAAAGCTCAACTACTCAGTTACATTTTTTACGATAATTATGTGGGACTTTACGGCTCCTCCAATCCTATGGCTTGGTTGCTTTTAATGAGTTTTGCCGCTTTTGCTGCGACATTTGTCGTTAAAAACAAAACTCTCGAAGTGTTTCAGATTTTTTTTGAACTTCATTCTTCTCAAGACAAGACGAAGCCGGCTAACCTTAACGAGTTTTTGCGGCACAACGCTTTAAGCATAGGAAATAAAATTATTTTCGGCTCAACCCCACCCACTAAAAACCTACTGCAAAAAACCCCCCAAAGAATTACGCTATTTAGCCGTAGGCAATCCTTAGCTATTTTATGGGGGCACCTATGTAGTAATAGTATAATTTCAGTAATTTTATTTTTGCGAAGCCAATTGCCTCACTAA
- a CDS encoding beta-ketoacyl-ACP synthase III: MNQLGLGVAITGSGSATPAASLDNNRLSQLVETSDEWISARTGIRSRHLAGVEESLCDLATVASQQAIAMAGISPADIDLIILATSSADDLFGTAGKIQAQLGALQAVAFDMTAACSGFIFGLVTASQFIRTGTYKNVLLIGADILSRWVDWSDRRTCILFGDGAGAVILQADERNRLLGFELRSDGTQNSSLQLAYQPQPQPLLEGITIAKGTYQPITMNGQDIYRFAVKKVPEVIEKALHRANLGVEQIDWLLLHQANQRILDAVAERLKIPPQKIISNLEKYGNTSAASIPLALDEAVREGKVKAGDIIASAGFGAGLSWGATIFEWGR, translated from the coding sequence TTGAATCAATTAGGGTTAGGCGTTGCCATTACGGGAAGCGGCTCAGCAACACCGGCAGCTAGCCTTGATAACAACCGGCTTAGTCAGCTTGTGGAAACGTCCGATGAGTGGATCAGCGCTCGCACCGGCATTCGTTCTCGCCATTTAGCCGGTGTAGAAGAATCTTTGTGCGATCTGGCTACTGTTGCATCCCAACAAGCCATCGCAATGGCAGGGATCTCGCCGGCAGATATCGATCTGATTATTCTGGCCACCTCCAGCGCAGATGACTTATTCGGCACGGCTGGGAAAATTCAGGCCCAGTTAGGTGCCCTCCAAGCCGTTGCCTTTGATATGACAGCAGCCTGTTCTGGCTTTATTTTTGGCCTCGTCACAGCTAGCCAGTTTATCCGCACCGGCACCTATAAAAACGTCCTGCTCATTGGCGCGGATATCCTCTCTCGCTGGGTCGATTGGTCAGACCGGCGCACTTGCATATTATTTGGAGATGGTGCCGGTGCTGTCATCTTGCAGGCCGATGAACGCAACCGCTTGCTAGGGTTTGAACTCCGCAGCGATGGCACCCAAAATAGCAGCCTTCAACTTGCATACCAACCCCAACCGCAACCATTGCTCGAAGGCATCACCATCGCCAAAGGCACCTACCAACCGATTACCATGAACGGCCAAGACATCTACCGCTTTGCCGTGAAAAAAGTGCCAGAAGTGATCGAAAAAGCTTTACATCGGGCAAATCTGGGTGTTGAGCAAATCGACTGGCTGCTGCTGCATCAAGCCAATCAGCGCATCCTTGATGCTGTGGCGGAACGTCTAAAAATTCCCCCCCAAAAAATTATCAGCAATCTTGAAAAGTACGGCAATACTTCAGCCGCTTCAATTCCTTTAGCGCTTGATGAAGCCGTGCGGGAAGGCAAAGTCAAAGCCGGCGATATTATTGCGAGCGCCGGCTTTGGTGCCGGTTTAAGTTGGGGCGCAACCATTTTTGAATGGGGCCGATAA
- the lptC gene encoding LPS export ABC transporter periplasmic protein LptC, with amino-acid sequence MSNKDDSRKPLSGKSKKSKQEAKKVYFFCLLSFVFLLLLGACGKQDSPVAKPSPNRPKELDGTLILNASTLEQADEQGRLKWKVKSTQAQYSQDQKTAQVKNPDGELYQDGTLVFRIQGKFGEVQQDGKKIFLRENIIATDTRTGAVLRGDELEWLPDDDLLIVRNNLTGTHQQLDASAKEGRMFSRARRVELTGQVVATTKEPVLQLRTEHLIWEMEKDLLIGDRPIEIDRYQENNVTDKATADQGEVDLKTKIATLKQNALVTLLEPAIQVASDSLSWNLETDIVNSDRPVKVVHLQEQLIFTSDTGKLDIKQEMCYLNGNVQGFEQRRQSQLRADKATWNLATQGIEAQGNVVYRQIDPEFTVAGTKAIGKLNDQTVTVTNQGGPVVTEIIPQQGRME; translated from the coding sequence ATGAGCAACAAGGACGATAGTAGAAAGCCGTTAAGCGGAAAAAGTAAAAAGTCGAAACAAGAGGCAAAAAAAGTTTATTTCTTTTGCCTTTTGTCTTTTGTCTTTTTACTTTTATTAGGCGCTTGTGGCAAGCAAGATAGCCCTGTAGCTAAGCCATCTCCAAATCGCCCGAAAGAATTGGATGGCACTTTAATTCTTAACGCTAGCACCCTAGAACAAGCTGATGAACAGGGCCGGCTGAAGTGGAAAGTTAAATCTACCCAAGCTCAATACAGCCAAGATCAGAAAACTGCTCAGGTTAAAAATCCTGACGGGGAACTGTATCAAGATGGCACCTTGGTTTTTCGCATCCAGGGCAAGTTTGGAGAGGTGCAGCAGGATGGCAAGAAGATATTTCTCAGGGAAAATATTATCGCCACGGATACCCGAACTGGAGCAGTATTACGCGGCGATGAGCTGGAGTGGCTTCCCGATGATGATCTTTTAATTGTCCGCAACAATCTCACCGGCACCCATCAACAATTGGACGCATCTGCCAAAGAAGGGCGGATGTTTAGTCGGGCGCGTCGCGTCGAATTAACAGGACAAGTGGTCGCAACGACAAAAGAGCCGGTGTTGCAATTACGAACCGAACACCTGATTTGGGAGATGGAGAAGGACTTGCTGATCGGGGATCGTCCGATTGAGATTGATCGCTATCAAGAAAACAACGTTACAGATAAGGCTACCGCCGATCAAGGCGAGGTAGATTTAAAAACTAAAATTGCCACGCTTAAACAAAATGCTTTGGTGACGCTGTTAGAACCGGCGATACAAGTCGCCAGCGACTCACTCAGTTGGAACTTAGAAACCGATATCGTTAACTCAGACCGGCCTGTGAAGGTGGTGCATCTTCAAGAGCAATTAATCTTTACCAGCGACACAGGCAAGCTTGATATAAAGCAAGAAATGTGCTATCTGAATGGCAATGTTCAGGGATTTGAGCAGCGCCGGCAGTCCCAACTAAGAGCGGATAAAGCAACTTGGAATCTGGCCACGCAAGGAATTGAAGCCCAAGGCAATGTCGTTTATCGCCAGATCGATCCAGAGTTTACCGTTGCCGGTACCAAAGCAATTGGGAAATTAAACGACCAAACAGTGACCGTAACCAATCAAGGCGGGCCGGTGGTGACGGAGATTATTCCCCAGCAGGGAAGAATGGAGTAA
- a CDS encoding D-alanyl-D-alanine carboxypeptidase produces MLTLLSSGLLSVWLDMAGVRTPGLDAFSLVAGPGIPGFVIAGDPEPATDATLKQYLQSLVAKGMVKDTQGVWIQSASTLLANNQGTVPLPAASLTKIATSLAALEKWGHAHQFETFVNATGPVKDGVLQGDLVIAGNSDPFFVWEEAFAVGNALNKMGIKRVTGNLIITPNFSMNAEPDPTTSGEHFKQALDPSIWEEDAAFVFSSLPPGTPKPKVEIAGTVKIGTVGGTPLLRHRSLPLAEILRQMNVYSNNEMAQMLADGVGGANVVKERAAKAAGVPPEEIQLINGSGLGQENRVSPRAACAMFMAIQRYLQPSHLTIADLFPVSGQDGGTLDYRHIPPASVVKTGTLWDVSALAGVLPTRTHGILYFAIINRGADVDGFRTQQDKLLQRLQQQWGIPLTPIAAITPKHPIHPDFTSAGAANRNEVLLGG; encoded by the coding sequence ATGCTGACGTTATTAAGTTCAGGTTTGCTGTCTGTGTGGCTGGATATGGCAGGAGTCCGCACACCTGGGCTAGATGCCTTCTCGCTAGTAGCCGGCCCAGGCATCCCTGGATTTGTGATTGCCGGCGATCCCGAACCGGCAACGGACGCCACTCTAAAGCAATACCTACAATCTTTGGTGGCGAAGGGAATGGTTAAAGACACTCAAGGTGTATGGATTCAATCGGCTTCCACGTTGCTAGCCAACAACCAGGGGACGGTTCCTCTCCCTGCTGCTTCTCTGACGAAGATCGCAACGTCTCTGGCAGCACTGGAAAAGTGGGGTCATGCTCATCAGTTTGAAACGTTTGTGAATGCGACTGGGCCGGTTAAGGATGGAGTTTTGCAAGGAGACTTGGTAATTGCCGGCAACAGTGATCCTTTCTTTGTCTGGGAAGAAGCTTTCGCCGTGGGGAATGCCCTGAATAAAATGGGGATCAAGCGGGTGACGGGCAATTTAATCATTACTCCCAACTTTTCGATGAATGCTGAACCCGATCCCACGACAAGCGGGGAGCATTTCAAGCAAGCACTCGACCCCAGCATTTGGGAAGAGGATGCAGCATTTGTGTTTTCGAGCTTGCCGCCGGGAACTCCTAAGCCAAAAGTCGAGATTGCCGGCACGGTTAAAATTGGCACAGTCGGCGGCACCCCTTTACTGCGGCACCGCTCGCTTCCGTTGGCTGAAATCTTGAGGCAGATGAACGTTTACAGCAACAATGAAATGGCTCAGATGTTAGCCGATGGAGTTGGGGGAGCAAACGTTGTTAAAGAACGCGCCGCAAAAGCTGCCGGTGTGCCCCCAGAAGAAATTCAGCTCATTAATGGTTCCGGACTCGGACAAGAAAATCGCGTTTCCCCTAGAGCCGCCTGTGCCATGTTTATGGCGATTCAACGTTATTTGCAACCGTCTCATTTGACGATTGCTGATTTGTTTCCTGTATCAGGGCAAGATGGGGGCACCCTAGACTACCGGCACATCCCACCGGCATCTGTGGTGAAAACCGGCACGCTTTGGGATGTTAGTGCTCTTGCCGGTGTCCTCCCCACGCGCACTCACGGGATTCTTTACTTTGCCATTATCAATCGCGGTGCAGATGTCGATGGTTTCCGCACTCAGCAGGATAAGCTGCTGCAACGCCTTCAACAGCAGTGGGGAATTCCATTAACTCCAATTGCAGCGATTACTCCCAAACACCCGATTCATCCTGATTTCACCAGTGCCGGTGCCGCTAACCGTAACGAAGTTCTATTGGGAGGATGA
- the plsX gene encoding phosphate acyltransferase PlsX, producing the protein MGSTRARIAIDAMGGDHAPAEIVAGALKAQEELGVEVLLVGDPQQIEASLKQHTNSTRPEIVPAEGTIEMHEEPLGALKRKPKASINVAMDLVKQQKADAVVSAGHSGAAMAAALLRLGRLPGIDRPAIGAVLPTIVPDRPVLILDVGANVDCRPKFLEQFAVMGTIYSQYVLGVSEPKVGLLNIGEEPCKGNELALRTYQILQDNPQIPFVGNAEGRDVLSAKFDVIVCDGFAGNILLKFAEAVGEVVLQVLRDELVQGLHGKIGTALLKPNLKRIKQRIDHVEHGGGLLLGVAGVCIISHGASQAPTIFHAIRLAKEAIDNKVLERIQSKYQKKDRQSAIS; encoded by the coding sequence ATGGGATCGACGCGAGCACGGATTGCAATTGACGCGATGGGTGGGGATCACGCCCCCGCCGAGATAGTTGCTGGAGCGCTCAAGGCCCAGGAGGAATTGGGCGTGGAAGTTTTGCTGGTTGGTGATCCCCAGCAAATAGAAGCCTCCCTCAAGCAACACACCAACTCCACACGGCCAGAAATTGTGCCGGCTGAAGGCACGATCGAAATGCATGAGGAGCCTTTGGGAGCGCTCAAACGCAAACCCAAAGCTTCGATTAATGTGGCAATGGATTTGGTGAAACAGCAGAAAGCTGATGCTGTAGTTTCTGCCGGCCACTCAGGAGCGGCAATGGCCGCCGCCCTGTTGCGATTGGGACGGCTACCGGGAATCGACCGACCGGCAATTGGTGCGGTTTTACCAACCATCGTGCCGGATCGACCAGTGCTGATCCTCGATGTGGGAGCCAATGTTGATTGCCGTCCCAAATTTTTAGAACAGTTTGCAGTGATGGGGACGATTTACAGTCAGTACGTGCTGGGTGTAAGCGAACCGAAGGTGGGATTGCTCAACATTGGTGAAGAACCTTGTAAAGGCAATGAGCTTGCCCTGCGTACCTACCAAATTCTGCAAGATAACCCGCAAATTCCTTTCGTTGGCAACGCCGAAGGCCGCGATGTGCTATCGGCTAAGTTCGATGTCATCGTTTGTGATGGTTTTGCCGGCAATATCTTGTTAAAGTTTGCCGAAGCGGTGGGAGAAGTTGTGCTACAAGTGCTGCGTGATGAATTGGTGCAGGGACTTCACGGCAAAATAGGCACAGCACTCTTAAAACCCAACCTCAAGCGAATCAAGCAGCGAATTGACCATGTTGAACATGGAGGGGGCTTGCTGTTGGGCGTTGCCGGTGTTTGCATCATCAGCCACGGCGCATCCCAAGCACCCACAATTTTTCACGCAATTCGCTTGGCTAAGGAAGCCATTGATAACAAGGTGCTGGAGCGAATTCAGTCCAAGTATCAAAAAAAAGACCGGCAATCAGCCATCAGTTAG
- a CDS encoding ABC transporter permease subunit — MNLSRVLTITTHVFWEVLRERVLYIVGFFLIAFPAALLLLKEFAVGTEKKIILDFGIALIGLLGLVVAVFVGTGLINREIEKRTVLVTIAKPVSRSEFIIGKHLGLSAVLALLVTLMTVIYLVILSLYQVNYPIGSILVAALYLFFELSLLAAVAILFGVFTSSLLATSLTIAVYLMGHLSRDLLQLGDISKNPTIKSFTQGIYLVLPDLARLDLKNQAVYGILPPPAELLFNAGYGLLYIILLLAIANLIFWRREF; from the coding sequence GTGAATTTGTCTCGAGTTTTAACAATTACAACTCATGTTTTTTGGGAAGTGCTTCGTGAACGAGTGCTTTACATTGTCGGCTTCTTTCTGATTGCATTTCCAGCAGCACTACTATTATTGAAAGAATTTGCAGTCGGCACAGAAAAAAAAATTATTCTAGATTTTGGGATCGCATTAATTGGTTTACTGGGTTTAGTCGTTGCGGTTTTTGTTGGCACCGGCTTGATTAACAGAGAAATCGAAAAGCGAACCGTACTCGTCACCATCGCTAAGCCGGTTAGCCGTTCAGAGTTTATTATTGGCAAACACCTCGGCTTGTCAGCCGTGTTGGCTTTACTGGTTACGCTCATGACGGTTATTTATTTGGTTATATTGAGTTTATACCAGGTAAACTATCCCATAGGTAGCATTTTAGTAGCCGCCCTCTACCTCTTCTTTGAGCTGTCTTTGCTGGCAGCCGTCGCCATTCTCTTTGGTGTCTTTACGAGTTCATTGCTGGCAACCTCACTGACCATTGCTGTTTATCTCATGGGGCATTTAAGCCGGGATTTATTGCAATTGGGCGACATTAGCAAAAACCCCACGATCAAAAGTTTTACGCAAGGCATTTATTTAGTCTTGCCAGACTTAGCTAGACTGGATCTAAAAAATCAGGCAGTTTATGGGATTTTACCCCCGCCGGCAGAATTACTTTTTAACGCCGGCTATGGACTGCTTTACATTATCCTGCTGCTGGCAATCGCCAATCTGATCTTCTGGCGGCGAGAGTTTTAA
- the fabD gene encoding ACP S-malonyltransferase, translating to MTKTAWVFPGQGSQAIGMGVDLLEVPAAKAKFEAAEAILGWSVPEICQSEEDKLSRTLYTQPCLYVVESILADLMREKGHQPDLVAGHSLGEYVALYAAKVLDFEQGLRLVKRRAELMDGAAGGQMAALMGFDREQLDREIEQTPDIVLANDNSSAQVVISGTPEAVEQVLANVKCKRGVKLNVSGAFHSPLMAPAAAEFQQVLDSIPFVDASVPVLSNVDPTPAVEAAALKDRLMRQMTGSVRWREIMLRLPSEGIERAVEIGPGKVLTGLIKRTCPDIALENISGVEQLPE from the coding sequence ATGACAAAAACTGCATGGGTGTTTCCCGGACAAGGTTCTCAAGCAATTGGGATGGGAGTCGATTTATTAGAAGTGCCGGCAGCCAAAGCCAAATTTGAGGCGGCTGAGGCAATTTTAGGCTGGTCTGTTCCAGAGATTTGCCAAAGCGAGGAAGATAAATTATCCCGCACCCTTTACACTCAGCCTTGCCTGTATGTCGTTGAGAGCATTCTGGCTGATTTAATGCGAGAAAAAGGACATCAGCCGGATCTCGTTGCCGGCCACAGTTTGGGAGAATATGTCGCCCTTTATGCGGCAAAGGTGCTTGACTTTGAACAAGGTTTGCGCCTAGTTAAACGCCGCGCTGAACTGATGGATGGTGCTGCCGGCGGACAAATGGCAGCGCTAATGGGATTTGATCGGGAGCAGCTAGATCGCGAAATTGAGCAGACGCCTGACATTGTCTTGGCAAACGATAACAGTTCCGCTCAAGTGGTCATTTCAGGCACCCCAGAAGCCGTTGAACAAGTTTTGGCCAACGTCAAGTGCAAACGTGGCGTTAAATTGAACGTTTCGGGTGCGTTTCACTCGCCCCTGATGGCACCGGCAGCAGCAGAATTTCAGCAAGTCTTGGACTCCATCCCCTTTGTAGATGCCTCAGTGCCGGTGCTCTCGAACGTAGATCCCACACCAGCAGTTGAAGCAGCCGCCTTAAAAGATCGCCTGATGCGGCAAATGACCGGCTCGGTACGGTGGCGAGAAATCATGCTGAGATTGCCCTCCGAAGGCATTGAGCGAGCCGTGGAAATCGGCCCTGGTAAAGTCCTCACCGGCTTAATTAAACGCACCTGCCCCGATATCGCCTTAGAAAATATCAGTGGCGTTGAGCAATTGCCTGAGTAA
- a CDS encoding substrate-binding domain-containing protein, giving the protein MAKSSGSSGIIFILMFLALAAGGYWFFFMRQPATEENSTLPSAPPAAPVVGTAPANSVRFPLPAAGSVPAGTTVRIDGSTSMVTINENLKRSFQQQFPGTTVTTRAGGTENGIENLLAGNVEIAAISRPLSAGETNQGLVAVPVATDQIAVVVGRENPFTGNLTGNQVKDIFQGKIDNWSIVGGPAEEIQVINRPTVSGTHQAFKELVFKGGNFGDTSNFTTLPRDETTGLLRALGSNGIGYATYAQVANQQTVRTVPINGVMPGTGNYPFQRTLFYIYKQPASPAVKAFLGYTTSPQGQQAMLSAN; this is encoded by the coding sequence ATGGCTAAAAGTAGCGGTTCTTCTGGGATTATCTTCATCTTGATGTTTCTCGCCCTCGCAGCCGGGGGCTACTGGTTCTTTTTCATGAGGCAGCCGGCAACCGAGGAGAACAGCACACTCCCCAGCGCACCACCGGCTGCGCCAGTTGTCGGCACCGCGCCGGCTAATAGCGTTCGCTTTCCCCTGCCGGCAGCCGGTTCTGTCCCCGCCGGCACCACTGTGAGAATTGATGGTTCAACCAGCATGGTAACGATCAATGAAAACCTCAAGAGAAGCTTTCAACAGCAGTTTCCCGGCACAACAGTCACGACAAGAGCCGGTGGTACGGAAAACGGCATTGAGAATCTCTTAGCGGGAAACGTTGAGATCGCTGCCATATCACGCCCCTTGAGCGCTGGGGAAACTAATCAGGGTTTAGTGGCTGTGCCGGTGGCAACGGATCAAATTGCAGTTGTGGTTGGCAGAGAAAATCCGTTCACCGGCAACTTAACCGGCAATCAAGTCAAAGATATTTTTCAAGGAAAAATCGACAACTGGTCAATCGTTGGAGGGCCGGCAGAAGAAATTCAGGTGATTAATCGCCCCACCGTCAGTGGCACCCATCAAGCGTTTAAAGAACTGGTGTTCAAGGGGGGAAATTTTGGCGACACCTCGAATTTTACGACCCTGCCAAGGGATGAAACAACCGGCTTACTGCGAGCACTTGGCAGTAATGGTATTGGCTATGCAACTTACGCGCAAGTCGCCAACCAGCAAACAGTGCGAACCGTTCCGATCAATGGAGTAATGCCAGGAACAGGCAATTATCCTTTCCAGCGGACACTATTTTATATCTACAAACAGCCGGCTAGTCCTGCGGTTAAAGCGTTTCTCGGCTACACAACTTCGCCGCAAGGACAGCAAGCGATGTTAAGTGCAAATTGA